Proteins encoded within one genomic window of Carassius gibelio isolate Cgi1373 ecotype wild population from Czech Republic chromosome A4, carGib1.2-hapl.c, whole genome shotgun sequence:
- the LOC127968248 gene encoding gastrula zinc finger protein XlCGF49.1-like — translation MALKEESQGLNETEEKDQNEKHHDFKTEEKSISCSQTEKTPKIQTKTLNYNIIHTGEKPYTCKMCGKCFTQKNHLNVHKRIHSEEKPFICPHCGKRFKQKNTLNVHKRIHTGEKPYTCKVCGKCFTHKNTLNVHMNIHTGEKPYTCELCGKCFTQKNTLNVHMRIHTGEKPYTCELCEKSFTRIGELKIHKRIHSEEKPFICPHCGKRFKQKNSLNVHMRIHTGEKPYTCKVCGKCFTLKNHLNVHKSIHSEEKPFICPSVWKEI, via the coding sequence aaaactgaagaaaaatcAATTAGTTGTTCACAGACTGAAAAGACTccgaaaatacaaacaaaaacccTTAATTACAACataattcacactggagagaaaccttacacctgcaaaatgtgtggaaagtgttttacacagaaaaatcaccttaatgtccacaagagaattcacagtgaagagaaaccattcatatgccctcattgtggaaagagatttaaacagaaaaatacccttaatgtccacaagagaattcacactggagagaaaccttacacctgcaaagtgtgtggaaagtgttttacacataaaaatacccttaatgtccacatgaatattcacactggagagaaaccttacacctgtgagctgtgtggaaagtgttttacacagaaaaatacccttaatgtccacatgagaattcacactggagagaaaccttacacctgtgaGCTGTGTGAGAAGAGTTTCACACGAATTGGAGAGCTTAAGATTCACAAGAGAATTCACAGTGAAGAGAAACCATTCATATGCCCTCATTGTGGAAagagatttaaacagaaaaatagccttaatgtccacatgagaattcacactggagagaaaccttacacctgcaaagtgtgtggaaagtgttttactcTGAAAAATCACCTTAATGTCCACAAGAGCATTCACAGTGAAGAGAAACCATTCATATgcccctcagtgtggaaagagatttaa